Proteins from one Myxococcales bacterium genomic window:
- a CDS encoding response regulator, with product MNALGAVVLVVEDEPQMRKFIRASLSSHGYRVLEAGRVAEAVMLLTSHNPEMILLDLGLPDGDGIDLTRQIREWSGVPIIVLSARGREDDKVAALDAGADDYLTKPFGVNELLARMRVALRHAQSRGARPDVQTFEFGELKIDLVQREVFRGTEELHLTPIEYKLLVLFAQNAGKVLTHRQILKEVWGPAYAAQTHYVRVHMAELRKKVEADPSRPKLLVTEPGVGYRLRDRS from the coding sequence ATGAACGCGCTCGGCGCAGTAGTGCTCGTCGTCGAAGATGAGCCGCAGATGCGGAAGTTCATCCGGGCGTCGCTGTCCTCCCACGGGTATCGGGTGCTCGAAGCTGGGCGGGTCGCTGAAGCCGTGATGCTGCTGACGAGCCACAACCCCGAGATGATCTTGCTCGACCTTGGTTTGCCAGACGGCGACGGCATCGACCTCACAAGGCAAATCCGCGAGTGGAGTGGTGTGCCAATCATCGTGCTATCGGCCCGCGGTCGTGAGGACGACAAGGTTGCGGCCCTCGATGCCGGGGCCGATGACTACCTGACCAAGCCATTCGGCGTGAACGAGCTGCTGGCCCGCATGCGCGTTGCGCTCAGGCACGCGCAGAGCCGCGGAGCAAGGCCCGATGTCCAAACGTTCGAGTTCGGCGAACTGAAGATCGATCTGGTACAGCGAGAGGTGTTTCGCGGAACAGAGGAGCTTCATCTCACGCCCATCGAGTACAAGCTGCTCGTGCTGTTTGCCCAGAACGCCGGCAAGGTCCTGACGCATCGCCAGATCTTGAAGGAGGTCTGGGGCCCCGCTTACGCCGCGCAGACCCACTACGTGCGGGTGCACATGGCCGAGCTGCGCAAGAAGGTCGAGGCCGACCCGTCCCGGCCCAAACTCCTCGTGACGGAGCCGGGCGTCGGATACCGCCTGCGCGATCGGTCGTGA
- a CDS encoding transcriptional repressor, whose protein sequence is MVNQAHTKIEQRLEHLKAVAKKAGVKLTHQRLEIFRELAASEEHPSVDSIFRAVQQRVPTVSVDTVYRTLWMLHELGLVTTLGPLRDGVRFDANLDQHHHYVCVRCGLVRDFESADLNALRVPETVKAIGSIADAHVEVRGVCATCLAQRGDEPSGTATTPRSSIP, encoded by the coding sequence ATGGTTAACCAGGCGCATACCAAGATCGAGCAGCGACTCGAGCACCTCAAGGCGGTCGCCAAGAAGGCGGGCGTCAAGCTGACGCATCAACGTCTCGAGATCTTTCGGGAGCTCGCCGCATCCGAGGAGCACCCCAGCGTCGACTCGATCTTCCGGGCGGTGCAGCAACGCGTGCCGACCGTGTCGGTCGACACCGTCTACCGCACGCTGTGGATGCTGCACGAACTGGGACTGGTCACGACGCTCGGGCCACTCCGTGACGGAGTGCGTTTCGACGCCAACCTCGACCAGCACCACCACTACGTCTGCGTTCGTTGTGGCCTCGTGCGCGACTTCGAGAGCGCCGACCTGAACGCACTCCGCGTCCCCGAGACGGTGAAGGCGATCGGCAGCATCGCCGATGCACATGTCGAGGTTCGGGGCGTGTGCGCGACGTGCCTGGCTCAGCGAGGGGACGAGCCATCTGGAACCGCAACCACCCCGAGGAGCAGCATCCCATGA
- the katG gene encoding catalase/peroxidase HPI: MTDKNKPAPQHASSGKCPVMHGGSTTVTSSNLDWWPKALNLDILHQHDTKPNPLGPDFNYREELKKLDVDALTKDMRALMTDSQSWWPADWGHYGGLMIRMAWHAAGTYRIADGRGGGGTGNQRFAPLDSWPDNANLDKARRLLWPIKKKYGNRISWADLIILAGTIAYESMGLETFGFGFGREDIWHPEKDISWGSEKEWLAANRYEGESRETLDNPLAAVQMGLIYVNPEGVNGKPDPLRTAADVRLTFARMAMNDEETVALTAGGHTVGKAHGNGDASVLGPNPEATDVSEQGLGWKNPKGKGFGRDAVTSGLEGAWTTHPTRWDNGYFEMLLNHEWELKKSPAGAWQWQPVSIKEEDKPVDVEDPSIRHDPIMTDADMAMIKDPAYRAISERFHEDPAYFSQVFARAWFKLTHRDMGPKARYFGPHVPKEDLLWQDPVPVGNAKYDVEAVKARIAKSGLSISDRVSTAWDSARTFRGSDMRGGANGGRIGLAPQKDWEGNEPSRLARVLGVLEGIAKETGASVADVIVLAGNVGVEQAARAAGFDVSVPFAPGRGDATDAMTDAASFAVLEPIHDGYRNWLKQDYVVSAEELMLDRTQLMGLTAPEMTALVGGMRVLGTNHGGTKHGVFTDRVGALSNDFFVNLTDMRWVWAPAGNGLYEVRDRRTGEVKWTATRVDLVFGSNSILRAYAELYAQDDNQEKFVRDFVAAWTKVMNADRFDLAGRA, encoded by the coding sequence ATGACCGACAAGAACAAGCCCGCCCCCCAACACGCCAGCTCCGGAAAATGCCCGGTCATGCATGGCGGTAGCACGACCGTGACCAGCTCGAACCTCGACTGGTGGCCCAAAGCGCTGAACCTCGACATCCTCCACCAGCACGACACAAAGCCGAATCCGCTGGGCCCCGATTTCAACTACCGCGAGGAGCTGAAGAAGCTCGACGTCGACGCGCTGACGAAGGACATGCGCGCGCTGATGACGGACAGCCAGTCGTGGTGGCCCGCAGACTGGGGGCACTATGGCGGCCTCATGATCCGCATGGCCTGGCACGCCGCAGGCACCTATCGCATCGCCGACGGTCGCGGCGGCGGTGGCACGGGCAACCAGCGGTTCGCTCCTCTCGACTCGTGGCCGGACAACGCCAACCTGGACAAGGCCCGTCGACTGCTCTGGCCGATCAAGAAGAAGTACGGCAACCGCATCAGCTGGGCCGATCTGATCATCCTGGCCGGCACGATCGCCTACGAATCCATGGGCCTCGAGACGTTCGGCTTCGGCTTCGGTCGCGAGGACATCTGGCATCCCGAGAAGGACATCAGCTGGGGCTCCGAGAAGGAGTGGCTCGCCGCGAACCGGTACGAAGGGGAGAGTCGCGAGACTCTCGACAATCCGCTGGCAGCAGTGCAGATGGGCCTCATCTACGTCAACCCGGAGGGCGTCAACGGCAAACCCGATCCGCTTCGCACGGCCGCGGACGTGCGGCTGACCTTCGCGCGCATGGCGATGAACGACGAGGAGACGGTCGCGCTCACCGCCGGCGGTCACACGGTCGGCAAGGCACATGGCAACGGCGACGCGAGCGTTCTGGGGCCGAACCCGGAGGCGACCGACGTCAGCGAGCAGGGCCTTGGGTGGAAGAACCCCAAGGGCAAAGGCTTCGGGCGTGACGCTGTCACGAGCGGCCTCGAGGGGGCTTGGACGACTCACCCGACGCGCTGGGACAACGGCTACTTCGAGATGCTCTTGAACCACGAGTGGGAGCTGAAGAAGAGCCCCGCCGGCGCCTGGCAGTGGCAGCCGGTGAGCATCAAGGAAGAAGACAAGCCCGTCGACGTCGAGGACCCGTCGATCCGCCACGACCCGATCATGACCGACGCCGACATGGCGATGATCAAGGACCCCGCCTACCGAGCGATCTCCGAGAGGTTCCACGAGGATCCGGCGTACTTCTCCCAGGTGTTCGCGCGGGCGTGGTTCAAGCTCACGCACCGCGACATGGGTCCGAAGGCCCGCTACTTCGGCCCCCACGTGCCGAAGGAAGACCTGCTCTGGCAGGACCCGGTTCCTGTCGGCAATGCCAAGTACGACGTCGAAGCCGTGAAGGCGCGCATCGCCAAGAGCGGTCTGTCGATCAGCGATAGGGTCAGCACCGCGTGGGATAGCGCGCGCACCTTCCGCGGCTCGGACATGCGCGGCGGCGCCAACGGCGGGCGCATCGGCCTGGCTCCGCAGAAGGACTGGGAGGGCAACGAGCCCAGCCGCCTCGCTCGGGTGCTCGGCGTGCTCGAGGGCATCGCCAAGGAAACCGGCGCCAGCGTCGCCGACGTGATCGTTCTGGCGGGTAACGTCGGCGTCGAGCAGGCAGCCCGGGCTGCCGGCTTCGACGTGAGCGTGCCGTTCGCACCTGGACGCGGCGACGCCACCGACGCGATGACGGATGCTGCTTCGTTCGCTGTGCTGGAGCCAATTCATGACGGCTACCGCAACTGGCTGAAGCAGGACTACGTCGTCAGTGCGGAGGAGCTGATGCTCGATCGCACGCAGCTCATGGGCCTGACTGCACCCGAGATGACGGCTCTCGTCGGTGGCATGCGCGTGCTCGGCACCAACCACGGTGGCACGAAGCACGGCGTGTTCACGGATCGGGTGGGCGCTCTCAGCAATGACTTCTTCGTGAACCTGACCGACATGCGCTGGGTGTGGGCGCCCGCCGGGAACGGCCTCTACGAGGTTCGTGACCGCAGAACGGGCGAGGTGAAGTGGACGGCCACCCGCGTGGATCTGGTCTTTGGATCCAACTCGATCCTGCGCGCGTACGCCGAGCTCTACGCGCAGGACGACAACCAGGAGAAGTTCGTCAGGGACTTCGTTGCGGCGTGGACCAAAGTCATGAACGCGGACCGCTTCGACCTGGCCGGCCGGGCTTGA
- a CDS encoding DNA starvation/stationary phase protection protein, which translates to MNIDIGIETSKRQEIAGGLARVLADSYTLYLKTHNFHWNVTGPMFQTLHLMFETEYNELALAVDLIAERIRALGVPAPGTYKQFLELSSIKEAEGVPKAEDMIRLLVAGHETAARTSREVFKVAEAANDQSTCDLLTQRLQVHEKTAWMLRSLLE; encoded by the coding sequence ATGAACATCGACATCGGCATCGAAACCAGCAAACGCCAGGAAATTGCGGGCGGCCTCGCGCGGGTGCTCGCGGACTCGTACACGCTCTACCTCAAGACCCACAATTTCCACTGGAACGTCACTGGACCGATGTTTCAGACGCTGCATCTCATGTTCGAGACCGAGTACAACGAGCTCGCGCTCGCGGTGGACCTCATCGCCGAGCGCATCCGGGCCCTCGGCGTCCCCGCTCCGGGCACCTACAAGCAGTTCCTCGAGCTGTCGTCCATCAAGGAAGCCGAGGGGGTTCCCAAAGCCGAAGACATGATTCGGCTCTTGGTAGCGGGTCACGAGACTGCCGCTCGCACGTCGAGGGAGGTCTTCAAGGTGGCGGAAGCCGCCAACGATCAGTCGACCTGCGATCTGCTCACTCAGCGCCTGCAGGTTCACGAGAAGACCGCGTGGATGCTGCGGAGCTTGCTCGAGTAG
- a CDS encoding RNA-binding protein: MSNRLYVGNLAFHTTEDVIQRAFAEHGDVAEVKLVLDRETGRSRGFAFVSMATAEAAQKAIDALNGADLDGRPLRVNVAEERRGGGGGGGGGFRGGGGGGGGGGGGGGRGGDRGGDRGGRGGGGDRGGRW, translated from the coding sequence ATGAGCAATCGACTGTACGTGGGCAACCTTGCGTTCCACACCACTGAAGACGTGATTCAGCGCGCCTTCGCCGAGCACGGCGACGTCGCCGAAGTGAAGCTCGTCCTCGATCGCGAGACGGGCCGTTCGCGCGGCTTCGCCTTCGTCTCGATGGCGACTGCCGAGGCTGCCCAAAAGGCCATCGACGCGCTGAACGGCGCCGACCTCGATGGTCGCCCGCTCCGTGTCAACGTCGCTGAAGAGCGCCGTGGCGGCGGCGGCGGCGGCGGCGGCGGCTTCCGCGGCGGCGGCGGCGGCGGCGGCGGCGGCGGTGGCGGCGGTGGCCGTGGCGGCGACCGTGGCGGCGACCGTGGCGGCCGCGGCGGCGGCGGCGATCGCGGTGGTCGCTGGTGA
- a CDS encoding DTW domain-containing protein produces the protein MTGAIRSRRLERCAGCGLDVTLCICRELPRLRTRTRVLVLMHKTEALRTSNTGRLALKMLDSASVVVRGARGEPMPAPPPGSRRVVLYPGPESRELSALDANGDEPLTLVVPDGSWSQARRMLRREAWAIGAEVVRLPPHAASRYNLRRQVRPQAVCTLEAIACALGLLEGPELRAALEAALETFLVRARHMRRSGGAFSPVFAANRSESP, from the coding sequence GTGACCGGCGCCATCCGCAGTCGGCGGCTCGAACGTTGCGCCGGCTGTGGTCTCGACGTCACCCTCTGCATCTGCCGTGAGTTGCCCCGGCTTCGGACCCGGACCCGCGTGCTGGTCCTGATGCACAAGACCGAAGCACTGAGAACCAGCAATACCGGACGACTCGCGCTGAAGATGCTGGACTCGGCCAGCGTCGTGGTGCGGGGGGCTCGCGGAGAGCCCATGCCAGCCCCACCTCCGGGCTCACGCCGCGTCGTGCTCTACCCGGGACCGGAGTCGCGCGAGCTCAGCGCTCTCGACGCCAACGGCGACGAACCCCTCACGCTCGTCGTGCCGGACGGGAGCTGGAGCCAGGCGCGCCGCATGCTGCGGCGTGAAGCCTGGGCAATCGGTGCCGAGGTCGTGAGACTCCCCCCGCACGCTGCGAGTCGTTACAACCTCCGGCGTCAGGTTCGCCCGCAGGCGGTCTGCACTCTCGAAGCCATCGCTTGCGCGCTTGGTCTGCTCGAGGGTCCCGAGCTCCGAGCGGCGCTCGAGGCGGCGCTCGAGACTTTCCTGGTGCGCGCGCGGCACATGCGACGATCGGGCGGCGCGTTCTCGCCGGTCTTCGCGGCGAATCGCAGCGAGTCGCCCTAA
- a CDS encoding PAS domain S-box protein encodes MDERDTQLARIRQLETELESRDQLEAELRESAARLDSIARNAPDYILEMDPGGLITFMNRPAPGHKLADMLGSSVKRWMEPHNHAAFDEALGTVIQRGEPASYESVGSVSGRHYLNRISPVGARGRVERAILVTHDITELKATERRLKESEEWLRSLVDGYLHPLTISEDGRVLDSNEAFAELLGYSRAEVLGKTALDFTTPESGARVMEHIRSGATEAYEVVAVRKNGSQFPCEIHGKSLVRSGRSTRITVFRDLTASHRAADERMRLEQQMYNTQKLETLGVLAGGIAHDFNNLLQVILGNVDLLEQELNRGAPPEATQAPLAHARAAAVRASEIVHQILAFSGKSPRVVEQVDVGDVVREISELLLVSISKNTRLELDLPDGISRTPVDPTQLRQVLLNLITNASESLGGRTGKVTLRVGQTQLSPTERSSLAVAAPNLPDQVVLVAVSDEGSGMTDSDIQRIFDPFYSTKFTGRGLGLASVAGIVRAHGGAIRVTSTPARGSTFTVYLPKVDAAQVVPTSEPLRESSPPRLAGHALCADDEPRLLEVLERSLSNAGLRVTRAADGEAALAAFRATPAEFDVVVLDLTMPRLGGLEALKRMRETRAELPALLLSGFSDAGLELETDQSTTRFLGKPFRLEALLTSIAELLKRRADPKRTAG; translated from the coding sequence GTGGACGAACGAGACACACAGCTCGCGCGCATTCGCCAGCTCGAGACCGAGCTCGAGTCACGCGACCAGCTCGAGGCCGAGCTCCGCGAGAGCGCCGCTCGCCTCGACAGCATCGCCCGCAACGCACCGGACTACATCCTGGAGATGGACCCCGGAGGACTGATCACGTTCATGAATCGCCCGGCGCCGGGACACAAGCTGGCGGACATGCTCGGGTCGAGCGTGAAACGCTGGATGGAACCTCACAACCACGCAGCGTTCGACGAGGCGCTCGGCACCGTGATCCAACGCGGAGAGCCGGCCAGCTACGAGTCGGTCGGCTCGGTTTCGGGTCGGCATTACCTCAATCGCATCAGCCCCGTCGGCGCGCGGGGCCGCGTCGAGCGTGCAATCCTGGTAACCCACGACATCACCGAGCTGAAAGCCACGGAGCGCCGCTTGAAAGAGAGCGAGGAGTGGCTTCGGAGCCTGGTCGACGGCTACCTCCACCCGCTCACGATCTCGGAAGACGGGCGTGTGCTCGACTCGAACGAGGCCTTCGCCGAGCTGCTCGGGTATTCGCGGGCGGAAGTGCTCGGCAAGACCGCCCTCGACTTCACTACGCCGGAGAGCGGCGCACGGGTGATGGAACACATCCGCAGCGGCGCGACGGAGGCCTACGAGGTCGTCGCCGTGCGCAAGAACGGCAGCCAGTTTCCGTGCGAAATCCACGGCAAGAGCCTGGTCCGCAGCGGTCGATCCACCCGCATCACGGTATTTCGAGATCTCACCGCAAGTCACCGGGCTGCTGACGAACGCATGCGGCTCGAGCAGCAGATGTACAACACCCAGAAGCTCGAGACCCTCGGCGTGCTCGCAGGTGGCATCGCCCACGACTTCAACAATCTTCTGCAAGTCATCCTGGGAAACGTCGATCTGCTGGAGCAGGAACTCAACCGAGGTGCGCCTCCCGAAGCGACGCAGGCCCCCCTCGCCCACGCTCGCGCCGCTGCCGTCCGCGCCAGTGAGATCGTGCACCAGATCCTGGCCTTCAGTGGCAAGAGCCCGCGCGTCGTCGAGCAGGTCGACGTCGGCGACGTGGTCCGAGAGATCTCGGAGCTGCTCTTGGTCTCGATCTCCAAGAACACACGCCTCGAGCTGGACCTGCCGGACGGCATATCGCGCACACCCGTGGACCCCACCCAGCTGAGACAGGTGCTCCTGAACCTCATCACCAATGCGTCGGAGTCCCTGGGTGGGCGAACAGGAAAGGTCACACTTCGAGTGGGACAGACCCAGCTCTCGCCGACAGAGCGGTCGTCCCTCGCCGTGGCGGCGCCGAACTTGCCCGACCAGGTCGTGCTCGTGGCGGTCAGTGACGAGGGCTCGGGCATGACGGATAGCGACATCCAGCGCATCTTCGATCCGTTCTACAGCACCAAGTTCACCGGACGCGGCCTGGGACTGGCCTCGGTCGCCGGCATCGTTCGGGCACACGGCGGCGCCATTCGCGTCACGAGCACGCCAGCGCGCGGCTCCACGTTCACCGTCTACCTGCCGAAGGTCGACGCTGCGCAAGTGGTGCCCACTTCCGAACCGCTTCGCGAGTCGAGCCCCCCTCGACTCGCCGGCCACGCCCTGTGCGCCGACGATGAACCCCGCCTGCTCGAGGTTCTGGAGCGGAGCCTGAGCAATGCGGGCCTACGCGTGACCCGAGCGGCGGACGGCGAGGCCGCGCTGGCGGCATTTCGAGCGACTCCGGCCGAGTTCGACGTGGTCGTGTTGGACCTGACCATGCCGCGTTTGGGAGGCCTCGAGGCGCTGAAACGCATGCGCGAAACCAGAGCCGAGCTGCCCGCGCTCTTGCTGAGCGGGTTCAGCGACGCCGGGCTCGAGCTGGAGACCGATCAGTCGACCACTCGCTTCTTGGGCAAACCGTTCCGGCTCGAAGCGCTGCTGACGAGTATCGCGGAGTTGCTGAAGCGCCGCGCTGATCCGAAGCGGACCGCAGGTTAG
- a CDS encoding fumarate hydratase: protein MAEFAFQELLPLGHDPTPMRVVTRDHVSTFEAAGQRFVRVEPEALARLAREAMHDIAHYLRPGHLAQLRHILEDPEASDNDRFVARELLENANIAAGGVLPMCQDTGTAVVMGKRGQLVITSGGDEEALARGIYDTYQTSNLRMSQLAPLDMYREVNTGQNLPAQIEIFATDGDEYKFLFMAKGGGSANKSYLYQETKALLNPTSMLRFLEDKLRSLGTAACPPYHLAIVVGGTSAEYALKTAKLASTRYLDSLPTEGNALGRGFRDLELEAQVLELAQRTGIGAQFGGKYFCHDVRVVRLPRHGASCPVAIALSCSADRQAVGKISAEGVFLEQLETDPAKYLPETRPDELKGPVVRLDLTRPMSEIRATLSQYPVKTRLSLSGPMVVARDIAHAKIKERLDRGEGMPEYLKTSCVYYAGPAKTPEGFASGSFGPTTAGRMDSYVDAFQAEGGSLVMLAKGNRSKQVTDACKKHGGFYLGSIGGPAARLAQDCIKKVEVLEYAELGMEAVWKIEVEDFPAFIVVDDKGNDFFAEFASGAEKRLPVVQS from the coding sequence ATGGCCGAATTCGCATTTCAGGAGCTGCTGCCGCTGGGCCACGACCCAACGCCGATGCGCGTCGTCACGCGCGATCACGTATCGACCTTCGAGGCCGCGGGTCAGCGCTTCGTGCGCGTGGAGCCCGAGGCTCTGGCGCGGCTGGCGCGCGAGGCGATGCACGACATTGCGCACTATCTGCGTCCCGGTCACCTGGCGCAGCTCCGCCACATTCTCGAGGACCCGGAGGCCTCGGACAACGATCGCTTCGTCGCACGAGAGCTGCTCGAGAACGCAAACATCGCCGCGGGTGGCGTGCTGCCGATGTGTCAGGACACGGGCACGGCCGTCGTGATGGGCAAGCGGGGACAGCTCGTCATCACCAGCGGCGGGGATGAAGAGGCCCTCGCTCGCGGCATCTACGATACCTATCAAACCTCCAACCTGCGCATGAGCCAGCTGGCGCCCCTCGACATGTACCGCGAGGTCAACACCGGTCAGAACCTGCCAGCGCAGATCGAGATCTTTGCGACCGACGGCGACGAGTACAAGTTCTTGTTCATGGCCAAGGGCGGCGGCTCGGCCAACAAGAGCTACCTCTACCAAGAGACCAAGGCGCTCTTGAACCCGACGAGCATGCTGCGTTTCCTGGAAGACAAGCTGCGCTCACTCGGCACGGCTGCCTGCCCGCCGTACCACCTGGCGATCGTGGTGGGCGGTACCAGCGCCGAGTACGCGCTCAAGACCGCCAAGCTCGCCTCGACGCGCTACCTCGACTCGTTGCCCACCGAAGGCAACGCCCTGGGCAGGGGCTTCCGCGATCTGGAGCTCGAGGCCCAGGTGCTCGAGCTGGCCCAGCGCACGGGGATCGGCGCGCAGTTCGGCGGCAAGTACTTCTGTCACGACGTGCGCGTCGTGCGCCTGCCGCGGCACGGGGCGTCGTGCCCGGTGGCCATCGCACTGTCGTGCTCGGCGGATCGCCAGGCGGTCGGGAAGATCAGCGCCGAGGGTGTGTTTCTCGAACAGCTCGAGACCGACCCAGCGAAGTATCTGCCGGAGACCCGGCCCGACGAGCTGAAAGGACCGGTCGTGCGCCTGGATCTGACCCGACCAATGAGCGAAATCCGGGCGACCTTGAGCCAGTATCCGGTCAAGACGCGGCTGTCCTTGTCGGGGCCGATGGTCGTGGCCCGGGACATCGCCCACGCCAAGATCAAGGAGCGCCTCGACCGCGGGGAGGGCATGCCGGAGTACCTGAAGACCTCGTGTGTCTACTACGCCGGCCCGGCAAAGACGCCCGAGGGGTTTGCCTCGGGCTCCTTCGGTCCGACGACGGCCGGGCGAATGGACTCGTACGTCGACGCGTTCCAGGCCGAGGGCGGAAGCTTGGTGATGTTGGCCAAGGGCAATCGCTCCAAGCAGGTCACCGACGCCTGCAAGAAACACGGTGGGTTCTACCTGGGTTCGATCGGCGGACCGGCTGCGCGCCTGGCACAGGACTGCATCAAGAAGGTCGAGGTGCTCGAGTATGCGGAGCTTGGCATGGAGGCGGTCTGGAAGATCGAGGTCGAAGATTTTCCCGCTTTCATCGTGGTGGATGACAAGGGCAACGACTTCTTCGCGGAGTTCGCCAGCGGCGCGGAGAAACGTCTGCCAGTGGTCCAATCGTGA